The proteins below are encoded in one region of Sporosarcina sp. FSL K6-1508:
- the istA gene encoding IS21 family transposase, with the protein MYLQLDIQTEIEVKNLFDLPKLQQLMGNLKMKINKSRLARELNVDRRTIEKYLNGFTPKETRNKASKIDQYYEVIALLLSTDSKQIFYYKRVLWQYLTDNHDLQCSQSAFRAYINRKPEFKAYFDDGKRTTSSASSGIRYETKPGEQAQLDWKESIRYEMKDGEIIYVNVAVLLLSYSRFRAFHLSISKSQSVLLSFMTEAFEVFGGVPKVIVTDNMKTVMDEARTDYFKGVVNNKFTQFAKDFGFKVQPCVAGRPRTKGKVEAPMKLLDEIHAYQGKFNYEELHQFIQKLCTRINQSINQGTNKIPLFAHKQEKNLLLPLPQDKVKDSYRIKHTLVKVNASNMITYKSNQYSVPAKYQGKTVGLQVYDDQLFVYYTTELIVQHQITTSKLNYKETHYKDTLAKAIPYYPDIDALAKQNLAAIGEVYSDEE; encoded by the coding sequence GTGTATTTGCAGCTAGATATTCAGACGGAAATTGAAGTGAAGAATCTTTTCGATCTACCAAAACTACAGCAACTAATGGGGAATTTAAAAATGAAAATAAATAAAAGCCGGTTGGCTAGAGAATTAAATGTAGATCGTCGAACGATTGAAAAATATTTAAACGGTTTCACACCAAAGGAAACTAGAAATAAAGCTTCTAAAATTGACCAATACTATGAAGTCATCGCGTTACTTTTATCCACCGATTCCAAACAAATCTTTTATTACAAGCGAGTTTTATGGCAATATCTTACGGATAATCATGATCTACAGTGTTCGCAATCTGCTTTCCGTGCATATATAAATCGAAAACCAGAATTCAAGGCCTACTTTGATGATGGAAAGCGTACAACATCAAGTGCTTCATCTGGGATTCGTTATGAAACGAAACCTGGTGAACAAGCACAGCTGGATTGGAAAGAGAGTATTCGCTATGAAATGAAAGATGGTGAAATTATCTATGTGAATGTGGCAGTGCTCCTACTTTCTTATTCAAGATTTAGAGCCTTTCATCTAAGTATTTCAAAATCTCAAAGTGTCTTATTGTCATTTATGACAGAAGCGTTTGAAGTATTTGGAGGCGTACCAAAAGTGATTGTGACAGACAATATGAAAACCGTAATGGATGAGGCAAGAACAGATTATTTCAAGGGAGTTGTGAATAACAAGTTTACTCAATTCGCGAAGGATTTCGGCTTCAAAGTCCAACCTTGTGTTGCAGGAAGACCTAGAACAAAAGGCAAAGTAGAAGCACCTATGAAGCTGTTGGATGAGATTCATGCTTATCAGGGGAAATTCAACTATGAAGAGTTACATCAATTCATACAGAAGCTCTGTACACGTATTAATCAAAGTATCAATCAAGGGACGAATAAGATACCACTATTTGCGCACAAACAAGAAAAGAACCTCTTACTCCCCCTACCACAGGACAAAGTAAAAGATTCTTACAGAATCAAGCACACACTTGTAAAAGTCAATGCTTCAAACATGATTACCTACAAGTCTAACCAATATTCGGTTCCAGCCAAATATCAAGGGAAGACGGTCGGGTTACAAGTATATGATGATCAGTTATTTGTCTACTATACCACGGAATTAATTGTGCAGCATCAGATAACTACATCGAAATTAAATTATAAAGAGACGCATTATAAAGATACGCTAGCCAAAGCAATTCCCTATTATCCAGATATCGATGCTTTAGCCAAACAAAATCTAGCAGCAATCGGTGAGGTGTATAGCGATGAAGAATAG
- a CDS encoding DUF2441 domain-containing protein — protein MGNNDLYVYHIVTKKKMSLGQIINFDKNQKNTLYRFFFEREQLNSKGEDFIQILQGHYTNEGLNLDNENAQVALNYVDQTIRAIREVIVEMVRLQEYPDYPSRLCCLYAAKSYEDTLKWKAIFDSYNRKVLQIVKLRVIGDAFEGDGKLLPKEDGVPFSEKIEQAREYWKGNDRNELPELLINGLIEVVEIIEDFSKV, from the coding sequence ATGGGGAATAACGACTTGTATGTTTATCATATCGTTACTAAGAAAAAAATGAGTCTAGGGCAGATAATCAACTTCGACAAAAACCAAAAGAATACCTTATACCGATTCTTTTTTGAGAGAGAGCAATTGAATTCTAAAGGTGAAGACTTCATTCAGATTTTACAAGGCCATTATACTAATGAAGGCTTGAACTTGGATAATGAAAATGCCCAAGTAGCTTTAAATTATGTTGACCAAACAATCAGAGCTATTAGGGAAGTTATAGTAGAGATGGTTAGATTACAAGAATATCCTGACTATCCTTCAAGGTTGTGTTGCTTATACGCTGCGAAAAGTTATGAAGATACTTTGAAATGGAAAGCAATATTTGATTCATACAATCGGAAGGTTTTGCAGATTGTTAAACTGCGAGTTATTGGTGATGCTTTTGAGGGAGATGGGAAACTTCTACCAAAGGAGGATGGGGTCCCTTTTTCTGAAAAAATTGAACAGGCTAGAGAATATTGGAAGGGGAATGACAGAAATGAACTTCCTGAGCTTTTGATTAACGGACTAATTGAAGTGGTAGAAATCATTGAAGATTTCTCAAAAGTATAG
- the istA gene encoding IS21 family transposase has protein sequence MKKIMIYMKICELSEMGFSKSAIARKLDISRNTVSKYLKSTSEEFEDYLVSLQSRKKKLDPYRDVIVGWLKKYPDMSSAQVYDWLKENQGLNEDNIVENTTRNYVNELRAAYHIPKVSEQRVYEAVPDSPMGFQAQVDFGQDLVTCNDGKRRRLYFIGFVLSNSRYKYIEFLDRHFHTRDLVRCHENAFEFFGGMPEEMVYDQDALLAVSENAGDLLFTKEFDNYRKLRKFSIYLCRKSDPESKGKIEQVVKFVKHNFMKNREFQDIHLWNQQAIQWLERTGNYKVHHNTKKRPSEVHTVEKLHLRKVSSKFSFENSLIESITRTIQKDNVIRFESNRYSVPTGTYDAKTKNMAYLEVTTDDHLNIRLQTSGELIARHLLCSSKGQLVYDPTHHKKPSPKKTLLRDEIVIRFSNKELICWFLDELNKKYPRHLLDQLKVLQMVIRNHPEHINEALETVKTLHMISANDFRDVAFTLHKESQMQVKEVITNSPKYQEYKAAERSEDYYTDLLSGGKRS, from the coding sequence GTGAAGAAAATCATGATTTATATGAAAATCTGCGAGTTATCCGAAATGGGCTTTTCTAAGTCGGCAATTGCGAGAAAGTTGGACATTTCAAGAAATACCGTTTCTAAATATCTAAAGAGTACATCTGAAGAATTTGAGGATTATTTAGTCTCCTTACAATCACGTAAAAAGAAGTTGGATCCCTACAGGGATGTCATTGTTGGATGGTTGAAGAAATATCCTGATATGAGTAGTGCCCAGGTCTACGACTGGTTGAAAGAGAATCAGGGGTTGAATGAAGATAATATTGTGGAGAATACTACTAGGAATTATGTGAATGAGTTACGTGCTGCATATCATATACCAAAAGTGTCTGAACAAAGAGTTTATGAAGCAGTTCCGGATAGTCCGATGGGTTTTCAAGCACAAGTAGATTTCGGTCAAGATTTGGTGACTTGTAATGACGGAAAGAGAAGAAGGCTTTATTTTATTGGGTTTGTATTATCCAATTCTAGGTATAAGTACATTGAATTCTTAGATAGACATTTCCATACAAGAGATTTAGTCCGCTGTCATGAAAATGCTTTTGAGTTTTTTGGAGGCATGCCTGAAGAAATGGTATATGACCAAGATGCTTTACTAGCTGTAAGTGAAAATGCGGGTGACTTATTATTTACCAAGGAATTTGATAATTACCGTAAACTAAGAAAATTTTCTATTTATTTATGTAGAAAAAGCGATCCCGAATCAAAAGGGAAAATAGAACAAGTCGTCAAGTTCGTGAAGCATAACTTCATGAAGAATCGTGAGTTTCAAGACATCCATTTGTGGAATCAACAAGCCATTCAATGGCTTGAGAGAACCGGAAACTACAAAGTGCATCATAATACAAAAAAAAGACCTTCTGAAGTGCATACAGTCGAAAAACTGCACTTAAGAAAAGTCTCTTCAAAATTCTCTTTCGAGAATTCCCTAATAGAAAGTATAACAAGAACAATTCAAAAGGACAATGTCATACGCTTTGAATCCAATCGTTATTCCGTACCTACAGGTACGTACGATGCGAAAACTAAAAACATGGCATATTTAGAAGTAACCACAGATGACCACCTAAATATTCGATTACAGACATCTGGAGAATTAATCGCGAGACATTTACTCTGTAGTTCGAAAGGACAATTAGTTTATGATCCAACTCATCATAAGAAACCAAGTCCAAAGAAAACGCTATTGAGAGACGAAATTGTGATTAGGTTTTCTAATAAAGAATTGATTTGTTGGTTTTTAGATGAATTGAATAAGAAGTATCCAAGACACTTATTAGACCAGTTGAAAGTATTACAAATGGTCATTCGAAATCATCCAGAGCATATAAATGAAGCGCTGGAAACTGTGAAAACTTTGCATATGATTAGTGCTAATGACTTCAGAGATGTCGCTTTCACGCTACATAAAGAATCACAGATGCAAGTAAAAGAAGTAATTACCAATTCACCAAAATATCAAGAATATAAGGCAGCAGAACGATCAGAAGATTACTACACCGATTTATTATCTGGGGGTAAAAGGTCATGA
- the istB gene encoding IS21-like element helper ATPase IstB, with amino-acid sequence MTSPIELLQEKCRTLRLAETAKELPALLRNAESGSWTYHEFINELLTHEMVCREKKTIHRLMQWADFPYPKTLADYRLEEQNAIGERQFKLLKDLNWIEEMFTLILMGPPGTGKTHLSVGLGTLAIEHGYQVTFVSMGELIYILKSSDYVSKSKTRYKRITTSDLIIIDDVMYMTVDPKEASLFFQFIYDMYDKTAFILTSNKGPNEWGKFLGDTSLTTAILDRLLHRSEVISFGEDEESMRMKYRKTLFPEVSAQT; translated from the coding sequence ATGACCTCTCCTATTGAACTATTACAAGAAAAATGTAGAACCTTGAGACTCGCTGAAACCGCAAAAGAGCTTCCCGCTCTTTTGCGTAATGCAGAATCGGGCAGTTGGACTTATCACGAGTTTATTAATGAACTCCTTACCCATGAAATGGTGTGCAGAGAAAAAAAGACCATTCATCGACTAATGCAATGGGCAGACTTTCCCTATCCAAAAACACTGGCAGATTATCGACTGGAAGAACAAAATGCGATTGGCGAGAGACAGTTTAAATTATTAAAAGATTTAAATTGGATTGAAGAGATGTTTACCCTAATTCTAATGGGCCCACCTGGGACAGGCAAAACACATTTGTCCGTAGGACTAGGCACTTTGGCTATTGAACATGGATATCAAGTGACCTTCGTTTCAATGGGAGAACTAATATATATTTTAAAAAGCAGTGATTACGTTAGTAAATCAAAGACACGCTATAAACGTATTACAACATCAGATTTAATAATTATTGATGATGTTATGTATATGACTGTAGATCCAAAGGAAGCAAGCCTGTTTTTCCAGTTTATATATGACATGTATGATAAAACCGCATTTATATTAACTTCGAATAAGGGTCCAAATGAATGGGGTAAATTTTTAGGAGATACCTCACTGACAACCGCTATATTGGATCGCCTTCTACATCGAAGTGAGGTGATTTCCTTCGGAGAAGACGAAGAAAGTATGCGTATGAAGTACAGAAAGACTTTGTTTCCCGAAGTAAGTGCTCAAACTTAA